A single region of the Thunnus maccoyii chromosome 10, fThuMac1.1, whole genome shotgun sequence genome encodes:
- the itga10 gene encoding integrin alpha-10 isoform X2 has translation MGAMGLYRGTVRCACYTELCQCFNIDVKHPRIFTGPEDALFGFSVLQHEAGGEKSMLVGAPWDGPPNNRKGDVYKCVVGEEKNSNCSKVNLGETALQNVSKNLRNSHLGMTLTPDSPDGFLACAPLWSQECGTSMFSTGICASVSDDLEPRDTIAPTAQRCSTYMDIVIVLDGSNSIYPWYEVQNFLSNILSKFHISSDQMQVGILQYGEVAVHEWSLKDYQTTQEVVEAAKNISRQEGRETRTAYAIQMACTEAFSAERGAREGATKVMIVVTDGESHDGEELPDALEECVSRNITRYAIAVLGHYIRRQQDPETFIKEIKYIASDPDDKYFFNVTDEAALNDIVDALGDRIFTLEGTLGYNESSFHMEMSQIGFSTHTLDDGILFGMVGAYDWDGGVLKEGTNGRIMPPREAFESEFPLELKNHAAYLGYTVSSVVVGDWRRLYVAGAPRFKHKGKVILFELSNDGDVNIVQALNGEQIGSYYGSEVCGLDIDQDGITDVLLVAAPMYLGSGNKEAGRVYIYTLSGEEVFISNGTLKSEEKSQDARFGYALAAAPDLNHDGFTDLLVGAPLEDEHRGAIYVYHGDGIYINHNYKQRIPGSSISPSLQYFGRSLSARLDLDGDELIDLAVGAQGSAVLLSSRSIVQINVSLSFQPHSINVIQKTCQRGGRDSACLNATACFTAVSRSPGSHSNSFELWVSAMLDDRKLSARALFDDSSHRQTQLAVQVHTGQTLCYKLPFHVYDTADYIRPISFSLRFKINNTESGPVLDEGWPTTVKKYISFFKDCGEDDVCTTDLVLQAHMDISGTRQKPYVIRSPRRRLAVEVQLENRLENAYNTSLTLHYSRNLHFSSLSIREDAHFKIECTALGANSHSCNVSYPVFRSQSKVNFMLEFEFSCTTLHNRVQMKLTAASDSVEREETLGDNSVQLQSFVQYEPDLFVSSESNLNRYEVHPTRTVSEAIGPEFYTHLRLQNLGCYSVSNLELRLHLPSVAAGDRVFMTVTDVFSYNATGVNCSVLSDLAQLKARQRDVRPIHPEDMMPNDVLNCSRSWCTEVVCQVQELLRGQAAVIRVSRRVHDDFFRKAKYKSARIIGAHYLAAQETNLITLGTGTVWRETVLEVLKGRAIPISLWILIGSIIGGLLLLALIIFILWKLGFFTRKQRGEDENHED, from the exons AGTTGTGTCAGTGTTTCAACATAGATGTAAAGCATCCACGCATCTTCACTGGTCCAGAGGACGCTCTGTTTGGCTTCTCTGTTTTACAGCATGAAGCAGGCGGAGAGAAATC AATGTTGGTCGGTGCTCCCTGGGACGGGCCACCCAACAACAGGAAAGGAGATGTGTACAAATGTGTTGTGGGTGAGGAGAAGAACTCAAACTGCAGCAAAGTGAATCTAG GTGAAACTGCTCTCCAGAACGTGTCTAAAAACCTGAGGAATTCTCACCTGGGAATGACTCTCACTCCAGACTCACCTGACGGCTTCCTG GCATGCGCCCCTCTGTGGTCCCAGGAGTGTGGTACTTCTATGTTCAGCACTGGCATCTGTGCCTCCGTCAGTGATGACCTAGAACCAAGAGACACCATCGCTCCAACAGCGCAAA GATGCTCCACATACATGGACATTGTTATCGTGCTGGATGGCTCCAACAGTATCTACCCCTGGTACGAGGTCCAGAACTTCCTCAGCAACATCCTCAGCAAGTTCCACATCAGCTCAGACCAGATGCAG gtTGGCATACTGCAGTATGGCGAGGTAGCAGTCCACGAGTGGTCCCTGAAAGACTACCAGACCACACAGGAGGTGGTCGAGGCTGCCAAGAACATCAGCCGGCAGGAGGGACGAGAGACGCGCACTGCATATGCCATCCAAATGGCGTG cACGGAGGCGTTCAGTGCTGAGCGTGGGGCGAGAGAGGGCGCCACCAAGGTGATGATTGTAGTGACAGACGGAGAGTCACATGACGGGGAGGAGCTACCGGATGCTCTGGAGGAGTGCGTGAGCAGAAACATCACCAGATACGCCATTGCT GTTCTGGGTCATTACATCCGCCGGCAGCAGGACCCTGAGACGTTCATTAAAGAGATCAAGTATATTGCCAGCGACCCTGACGACAAATACTTTTTCAATGTGACTGATGAAGCTGCGCTCAATGACATCGTGGATGCCCTGGGAGACCGCATCTTCACTCTCGAAG GCACACTTGGCTACAATGAGAGCTCTTTCCACATGGAGATGTCTCAGATCGGCTTCTCCACGCACACGCTGGAT GACGGCATTCTGTTTGGGATGGTGGGCGCCTATGACTGGGATGGCGGAGTGCTGAAGGAGGGGACCAACGGACGCATCATGCCGCCCAGAGAGGCTTTCGAGAGCGAGTTCCCACTGGAGCTCAAAAATCACGCTGCTTATCTCG gttacACAGTGTCATCTGTGGTAGTTGGTGACTGGAGGAGGCTGTATGTAGCCGGGGCTCCCCGGTTCAAACACAAAGGCAAAGTCATCCTGTTTGAACTCAGTAATGACGGCGATGTCAACATCGTACAGGCCCTCAATGGAGAACAG ATTGGATCTTATTATGGCAGTGAGGTGTGTGGGCTGGATATCGACCAGGATGGCATCACTGATGTCCTTCTGGTTGCTGCACCAATGTACCTCGGCTCAGGAAACAAGGAGGCCGGTAGAGTCTACATCTACACCCTCAGTGGG GAGGAGGTGTTTATATCTAACGGTACTCTGAAGTCAGAGGAAAAGTCTCAGGATGCCAGGTTTGGTTATGCACTGGCAGCCGCTCCAGACCTCAACCACGATGGCTTCACCGACCTGCTAGTAGGGGCCCCGTTGGAGGACGAACACAGGGGGGCCATCTATGTCTACCACGGTGACGGTATTTACATCAACCACAATTATAAACAG CGTATTCCAGGGTCATCAATTTCCCCCTCTCTGCAGTATTTTGGCCGCAGTCTGAGTGCTCGGTTGGACTTGGATGGAGATGAACTAATAGACTTGGCGGTGGGAGCACAGGGCAGCGCTGTACTGCTCAG CTCTCGCAGCATAGTCCAGATCAACGTGAGTCTGTCCTTCCAGCCACACTCCATCAACGTCATTCAAAAGACCTGCCAGAGGGGAGGCAGAGATTCAGCATGTCTCAATGCCACCGCCTGCTTCACAGCCGTCTCCCGCTCCCCCGGATCACACAGCAATAGCTTTG AACTGTGGGTTTCGGCCATGTTGGATGACAGGAAGTTGTCAGCACGGGCCCTGTTTGATGACAGCTCCCACCGACAGACCCAGCTGGCAGTGCAAGTTCACACAGGACAGACTCTCTGCTACAAACTGCCCTTCCACGTCTAT GACACAGCAGATTACATCCGTCCAATTAGCTTCTCACTGCGGTTTAAGATCAACAACACAGAGAGTGGTCCGGTGTTGGATGAGGGCTGGCCAACCACTGTCAAGAAATAT ATCTCATTCTTTAAAGACTGTGGTGAGGATGATGTGTGTACAACAGATCTGGTGCTGCAGGCTCATATGGACATCTCTGGGACAAG ACAGAAGCCTTATGTGATTCGTAGCCCTCGTAGGCGTCTGGCGGTGGAGGTGCAGCTTGAGAACAGACTGGAAAACGCCTACAACACCAGCCTGACGCTGCATTATTCACGCAACCTGCACTTCTCCAGCCTCAGCATTAGG GAGGATGCCCACTTTAAGATTGAGTGTACAGCACTTGGCGCCAACAGCCACTCATGTAACGTCAGCTATCCAGTGTTTCGCTCGCAGTCAAAG GTGAACTTCATGTTGGAGTTTGAGTTCAGCTGCACAACTCTGCACAATCGAGTCCAGATGAAGCTCACTGCTGCCAG TGATAGcgtggagagagaggagacttTAGGGGACAACAGTGTTCAGCTGCAGAGTTTTGTTCAGTATGAACCAGACCTGTTTGTTAGCAG tgaaTCTAATTTGAATAGATATGAGGTTCATCCCACTCGGACAGTGTCAGAAGCAATAGGACCGGAGTTCTACACTCACCTCAGG ctGCAGAATCTCGGCTGTTACTCTGTGAGTAATCTGGAGCTGAGGCTGCATCTGCCCTCTGTGGCTGCAGGAGACCGAGTCTTCATGACTGTCACTGACGTCTTTTCATACAAC GCTACAGGAGTGAACTGTAGCGTGCTGAGTGATCTGGCCCAGCTGAAGGCCAGACAGAGAGACGTGCGCCCCATCCACCCTGAGGACATGATGCCGAATGACGTACTG AATTGTAGCAGGTCATGGTGTACAGAGGTTGTGTGTCAAGTCCAGGAACTTCTGAGAGGGCAGGCCGCAGTCATTCGTGTCAGCCGCAGAGTCCACGATGATTTTTTCAGAAAA GCCAAATACAAGTCGGCGAGAATAATAGGTGCCCATTACCTCGCAGCTCAGGAGACTAACCTCATCACACTGGGCACAGGAACAGTCTGGAGAGAG ACTGTACTGGAGGTGCTGAAGGGCCGAGCAATTCCCATCTCGCTGTGGATTTTGATTGGTAGCATCATTGGAGGTTTGCTGCTACTGGCGCTTATCATCTTCATACTATGGAAG CTCGGATTCTTCAC
- the itga10 gene encoding integrin alpha-10 isoform X1 → MELRKYLLCLEFILLLKELCQCFNIDVKHPRIFTGPEDALFGFSVLQHEAGGEKSMLVGAPWDGPPNNRKGDVYKCVVGEEKNSNCSKVNLGETALQNVSKNLRNSHLGMTLTPDSPDGFLACAPLWSQECGTSMFSTGICASVSDDLEPRDTIAPTAQRCSTYMDIVIVLDGSNSIYPWYEVQNFLSNILSKFHISSDQMQVGILQYGEVAVHEWSLKDYQTTQEVVEAAKNISRQEGRETRTAYAIQMACTEAFSAERGAREGATKVMIVVTDGESHDGEELPDALEECVSRNITRYAIAVLGHYIRRQQDPETFIKEIKYIASDPDDKYFFNVTDEAALNDIVDALGDRIFTLEGTLGYNESSFHMEMSQIGFSTHTLDDGILFGMVGAYDWDGGVLKEGTNGRIMPPREAFESEFPLELKNHAAYLGYTVSSVVVGDWRRLYVAGAPRFKHKGKVILFELSNDGDVNIVQALNGEQIGSYYGSEVCGLDIDQDGITDVLLVAAPMYLGSGNKEAGRVYIYTLSGEEVFISNGTLKSEEKSQDARFGYALAAAPDLNHDGFTDLLVGAPLEDEHRGAIYVYHGDGIYINHNYKQRIPGSSISPSLQYFGRSLSARLDLDGDELIDLAVGAQGSAVLLSSRSIVQINVSLSFQPHSINVIQKTCQRGGRDSACLNATACFTAVSRSPGSHSNSFELWVSAMLDDRKLSARALFDDSSHRQTQLAVQVHTGQTLCYKLPFHVYDTADYIRPISFSLRFKINNTESGPVLDEGWPTTVKKYISFFKDCGEDDVCTTDLVLQAHMDISGTRQKPYVIRSPRRRLAVEVQLENRLENAYNTSLTLHYSRNLHFSSLSIREDAHFKIECTALGANSHSCNVSYPVFRSQSKVNFMLEFEFSCTTLHNRVQMKLTAASDSVEREETLGDNSVQLQSFVQYEPDLFVSSESNLNRYEVHPTRTVSEAIGPEFYTHLRLQNLGCYSVSNLELRLHLPSVAAGDRVFMTVTDVFSYNATGVNCSVLSDLAQLKARQRDVRPIHPEDMMPNDVLNCSRSWCTEVVCQVQELLRGQAAVIRVSRRVHDDFFRKAKYKSARIIGAHYLAAQETNLITLGTGTVWRETVLEVLKGRAIPISLWILIGSIIGGLLLLALIIFILWKLGFFTRKQRGEDENHED, encoded by the exons AGTTGTGTCAGTGTTTCAACATAGATGTAAAGCATCCACGCATCTTCACTGGTCCAGAGGACGCTCTGTTTGGCTTCTCTGTTTTACAGCATGAAGCAGGCGGAGAGAAATC AATGTTGGTCGGTGCTCCCTGGGACGGGCCACCCAACAACAGGAAAGGAGATGTGTACAAATGTGTTGTGGGTGAGGAGAAGAACTCAAACTGCAGCAAAGTGAATCTAG GTGAAACTGCTCTCCAGAACGTGTCTAAAAACCTGAGGAATTCTCACCTGGGAATGACTCTCACTCCAGACTCACCTGACGGCTTCCTG GCATGCGCCCCTCTGTGGTCCCAGGAGTGTGGTACTTCTATGTTCAGCACTGGCATCTGTGCCTCCGTCAGTGATGACCTAGAACCAAGAGACACCATCGCTCCAACAGCGCAAA GATGCTCCACATACATGGACATTGTTATCGTGCTGGATGGCTCCAACAGTATCTACCCCTGGTACGAGGTCCAGAACTTCCTCAGCAACATCCTCAGCAAGTTCCACATCAGCTCAGACCAGATGCAG gtTGGCATACTGCAGTATGGCGAGGTAGCAGTCCACGAGTGGTCCCTGAAAGACTACCAGACCACACAGGAGGTGGTCGAGGCTGCCAAGAACATCAGCCGGCAGGAGGGACGAGAGACGCGCACTGCATATGCCATCCAAATGGCGTG cACGGAGGCGTTCAGTGCTGAGCGTGGGGCGAGAGAGGGCGCCACCAAGGTGATGATTGTAGTGACAGACGGAGAGTCACATGACGGGGAGGAGCTACCGGATGCTCTGGAGGAGTGCGTGAGCAGAAACATCACCAGATACGCCATTGCT GTTCTGGGTCATTACATCCGCCGGCAGCAGGACCCTGAGACGTTCATTAAAGAGATCAAGTATATTGCCAGCGACCCTGACGACAAATACTTTTTCAATGTGACTGATGAAGCTGCGCTCAATGACATCGTGGATGCCCTGGGAGACCGCATCTTCACTCTCGAAG GCACACTTGGCTACAATGAGAGCTCTTTCCACATGGAGATGTCTCAGATCGGCTTCTCCACGCACACGCTGGAT GACGGCATTCTGTTTGGGATGGTGGGCGCCTATGACTGGGATGGCGGAGTGCTGAAGGAGGGGACCAACGGACGCATCATGCCGCCCAGAGAGGCTTTCGAGAGCGAGTTCCCACTGGAGCTCAAAAATCACGCTGCTTATCTCG gttacACAGTGTCATCTGTGGTAGTTGGTGACTGGAGGAGGCTGTATGTAGCCGGGGCTCCCCGGTTCAAACACAAAGGCAAAGTCATCCTGTTTGAACTCAGTAATGACGGCGATGTCAACATCGTACAGGCCCTCAATGGAGAACAG ATTGGATCTTATTATGGCAGTGAGGTGTGTGGGCTGGATATCGACCAGGATGGCATCACTGATGTCCTTCTGGTTGCTGCACCAATGTACCTCGGCTCAGGAAACAAGGAGGCCGGTAGAGTCTACATCTACACCCTCAGTGGG GAGGAGGTGTTTATATCTAACGGTACTCTGAAGTCAGAGGAAAAGTCTCAGGATGCCAGGTTTGGTTATGCACTGGCAGCCGCTCCAGACCTCAACCACGATGGCTTCACCGACCTGCTAGTAGGGGCCCCGTTGGAGGACGAACACAGGGGGGCCATCTATGTCTACCACGGTGACGGTATTTACATCAACCACAATTATAAACAG CGTATTCCAGGGTCATCAATTTCCCCCTCTCTGCAGTATTTTGGCCGCAGTCTGAGTGCTCGGTTGGACTTGGATGGAGATGAACTAATAGACTTGGCGGTGGGAGCACAGGGCAGCGCTGTACTGCTCAG CTCTCGCAGCATAGTCCAGATCAACGTGAGTCTGTCCTTCCAGCCACACTCCATCAACGTCATTCAAAAGACCTGCCAGAGGGGAGGCAGAGATTCAGCATGTCTCAATGCCACCGCCTGCTTCACAGCCGTCTCCCGCTCCCCCGGATCACACAGCAATAGCTTTG AACTGTGGGTTTCGGCCATGTTGGATGACAGGAAGTTGTCAGCACGGGCCCTGTTTGATGACAGCTCCCACCGACAGACCCAGCTGGCAGTGCAAGTTCACACAGGACAGACTCTCTGCTACAAACTGCCCTTCCACGTCTAT GACACAGCAGATTACATCCGTCCAATTAGCTTCTCACTGCGGTTTAAGATCAACAACACAGAGAGTGGTCCGGTGTTGGATGAGGGCTGGCCAACCACTGTCAAGAAATAT ATCTCATTCTTTAAAGACTGTGGTGAGGATGATGTGTGTACAACAGATCTGGTGCTGCAGGCTCATATGGACATCTCTGGGACAAG ACAGAAGCCTTATGTGATTCGTAGCCCTCGTAGGCGTCTGGCGGTGGAGGTGCAGCTTGAGAACAGACTGGAAAACGCCTACAACACCAGCCTGACGCTGCATTATTCACGCAACCTGCACTTCTCCAGCCTCAGCATTAGG GAGGATGCCCACTTTAAGATTGAGTGTACAGCACTTGGCGCCAACAGCCACTCATGTAACGTCAGCTATCCAGTGTTTCGCTCGCAGTCAAAG GTGAACTTCATGTTGGAGTTTGAGTTCAGCTGCACAACTCTGCACAATCGAGTCCAGATGAAGCTCACTGCTGCCAG TGATAGcgtggagagagaggagacttTAGGGGACAACAGTGTTCAGCTGCAGAGTTTTGTTCAGTATGAACCAGACCTGTTTGTTAGCAG tgaaTCTAATTTGAATAGATATGAGGTTCATCCCACTCGGACAGTGTCAGAAGCAATAGGACCGGAGTTCTACACTCACCTCAGG ctGCAGAATCTCGGCTGTTACTCTGTGAGTAATCTGGAGCTGAGGCTGCATCTGCCCTCTGTGGCTGCAGGAGACCGAGTCTTCATGACTGTCACTGACGTCTTTTCATACAAC GCTACAGGAGTGAACTGTAGCGTGCTGAGTGATCTGGCCCAGCTGAAGGCCAGACAGAGAGACGTGCGCCCCATCCACCCTGAGGACATGATGCCGAATGACGTACTG AATTGTAGCAGGTCATGGTGTACAGAGGTTGTGTGTCAAGTCCAGGAACTTCTGAGAGGGCAGGCCGCAGTCATTCGTGTCAGCCGCAGAGTCCACGATGATTTTTTCAGAAAA GCCAAATACAAGTCGGCGAGAATAATAGGTGCCCATTACCTCGCAGCTCAGGAGACTAACCTCATCACACTGGGCACAGGAACAGTCTGGAGAGAG ACTGTACTGGAGGTGCTGAAGGGCCGAGCAATTCCCATCTCGCTGTGGATTTTGATTGGTAGCATCATTGGAGGTTTGCTGCTACTGGCGCTTATCATCTTCATACTATGGAAG CTCGGATTCTTCAC
- the itga10 gene encoding integrin alpha-10 isoform X3, giving the protein MLVGAPWDGPPNNRKGDVYKCVVGEEKNSNCSKVNLGETALQNVSKNLRNSHLGMTLTPDSPDGFLACAPLWSQECGTSMFSTGICASVSDDLEPRDTIAPTAQRCSTYMDIVIVLDGSNSIYPWYEVQNFLSNILSKFHISSDQMQVGILQYGEVAVHEWSLKDYQTTQEVVEAAKNISRQEGRETRTAYAIQMACTEAFSAERGAREGATKVMIVVTDGESHDGEELPDALEECVSRNITRYAIAVLGHYIRRQQDPETFIKEIKYIASDPDDKYFFNVTDEAALNDIVDALGDRIFTLEGTLGYNESSFHMEMSQIGFSTHTLDDGILFGMVGAYDWDGGVLKEGTNGRIMPPREAFESEFPLELKNHAAYLGYTVSSVVVGDWRRLYVAGAPRFKHKGKVILFELSNDGDVNIVQALNGEQIGSYYGSEVCGLDIDQDGITDVLLVAAPMYLGSGNKEAGRVYIYTLSGEEVFISNGTLKSEEKSQDARFGYALAAAPDLNHDGFTDLLVGAPLEDEHRGAIYVYHGDGIYINHNYKQRIPGSSISPSLQYFGRSLSARLDLDGDELIDLAVGAQGSAVLLSSRSIVQINVSLSFQPHSINVIQKTCQRGGRDSACLNATACFTAVSRSPGSHSNSFELWVSAMLDDRKLSARALFDDSSHRQTQLAVQVHTGQTLCYKLPFHVYDTADYIRPISFSLRFKINNTESGPVLDEGWPTTVKKYISFFKDCGEDDVCTTDLVLQAHMDISGTRQKPYVIRSPRRRLAVEVQLENRLENAYNTSLTLHYSRNLHFSSLSIREDAHFKIECTALGANSHSCNVSYPVFRSQSKVNFMLEFEFSCTTLHNRVQMKLTAASDSVEREETLGDNSVQLQSFVQYEPDLFVSSESNLNRYEVHPTRTVSEAIGPEFYTHLRLQNLGCYSVSNLELRLHLPSVAAGDRVFMTVTDVFSYNATGVNCSVLSDLAQLKARQRDVRPIHPEDMMPNDVLNCSRSWCTEVVCQVQELLRGQAAVIRVSRRVHDDFFRKAKYKSARIIGAHYLAAQETNLITLGTGTVWRETVLEVLKGRAIPISLWILIGSIIGGLLLLALIIFILWKLGFFTRKQRGEDENHED; this is encoded by the exons ATGTTGGTCGGTGCTCCCTGGGACGGGCCACCCAACAACAGGAAAGGAGATGTGTACAAATGTGTTGTGGGTGAGGAGAAGAACTCAAACTGCAGCAAAGTGAATCTAG GTGAAACTGCTCTCCAGAACGTGTCTAAAAACCTGAGGAATTCTCACCTGGGAATGACTCTCACTCCAGACTCACCTGACGGCTTCCTG GCATGCGCCCCTCTGTGGTCCCAGGAGTGTGGTACTTCTATGTTCAGCACTGGCATCTGTGCCTCCGTCAGTGATGACCTAGAACCAAGAGACACCATCGCTCCAACAGCGCAAA GATGCTCCACATACATGGACATTGTTATCGTGCTGGATGGCTCCAACAGTATCTACCCCTGGTACGAGGTCCAGAACTTCCTCAGCAACATCCTCAGCAAGTTCCACATCAGCTCAGACCAGATGCAG gtTGGCATACTGCAGTATGGCGAGGTAGCAGTCCACGAGTGGTCCCTGAAAGACTACCAGACCACACAGGAGGTGGTCGAGGCTGCCAAGAACATCAGCCGGCAGGAGGGACGAGAGACGCGCACTGCATATGCCATCCAAATGGCGTG cACGGAGGCGTTCAGTGCTGAGCGTGGGGCGAGAGAGGGCGCCACCAAGGTGATGATTGTAGTGACAGACGGAGAGTCACATGACGGGGAGGAGCTACCGGATGCTCTGGAGGAGTGCGTGAGCAGAAACATCACCAGATACGCCATTGCT GTTCTGGGTCATTACATCCGCCGGCAGCAGGACCCTGAGACGTTCATTAAAGAGATCAAGTATATTGCCAGCGACCCTGACGACAAATACTTTTTCAATGTGACTGATGAAGCTGCGCTCAATGACATCGTGGATGCCCTGGGAGACCGCATCTTCACTCTCGAAG GCACACTTGGCTACAATGAGAGCTCTTTCCACATGGAGATGTCTCAGATCGGCTTCTCCACGCACACGCTGGAT GACGGCATTCTGTTTGGGATGGTGGGCGCCTATGACTGGGATGGCGGAGTGCTGAAGGAGGGGACCAACGGACGCATCATGCCGCCCAGAGAGGCTTTCGAGAGCGAGTTCCCACTGGAGCTCAAAAATCACGCTGCTTATCTCG gttacACAGTGTCATCTGTGGTAGTTGGTGACTGGAGGAGGCTGTATGTAGCCGGGGCTCCCCGGTTCAAACACAAAGGCAAAGTCATCCTGTTTGAACTCAGTAATGACGGCGATGTCAACATCGTACAGGCCCTCAATGGAGAACAG ATTGGATCTTATTATGGCAGTGAGGTGTGTGGGCTGGATATCGACCAGGATGGCATCACTGATGTCCTTCTGGTTGCTGCACCAATGTACCTCGGCTCAGGAAACAAGGAGGCCGGTAGAGTCTACATCTACACCCTCAGTGGG GAGGAGGTGTTTATATCTAACGGTACTCTGAAGTCAGAGGAAAAGTCTCAGGATGCCAGGTTTGGTTATGCACTGGCAGCCGCTCCAGACCTCAACCACGATGGCTTCACCGACCTGCTAGTAGGGGCCCCGTTGGAGGACGAACACAGGGGGGCCATCTATGTCTACCACGGTGACGGTATTTACATCAACCACAATTATAAACAG CGTATTCCAGGGTCATCAATTTCCCCCTCTCTGCAGTATTTTGGCCGCAGTCTGAGTGCTCGGTTGGACTTGGATGGAGATGAACTAATAGACTTGGCGGTGGGAGCACAGGGCAGCGCTGTACTGCTCAG CTCTCGCAGCATAGTCCAGATCAACGTGAGTCTGTCCTTCCAGCCACACTCCATCAACGTCATTCAAAAGACCTGCCAGAGGGGAGGCAGAGATTCAGCATGTCTCAATGCCACCGCCTGCTTCACAGCCGTCTCCCGCTCCCCCGGATCACACAGCAATAGCTTTG AACTGTGGGTTTCGGCCATGTTGGATGACAGGAAGTTGTCAGCACGGGCCCTGTTTGATGACAGCTCCCACCGACAGACCCAGCTGGCAGTGCAAGTTCACACAGGACAGACTCTCTGCTACAAACTGCCCTTCCACGTCTAT GACACAGCAGATTACATCCGTCCAATTAGCTTCTCACTGCGGTTTAAGATCAACAACACAGAGAGTGGTCCGGTGTTGGATGAGGGCTGGCCAACCACTGTCAAGAAATAT ATCTCATTCTTTAAAGACTGTGGTGAGGATGATGTGTGTACAACAGATCTGGTGCTGCAGGCTCATATGGACATCTCTGGGACAAG ACAGAAGCCTTATGTGATTCGTAGCCCTCGTAGGCGTCTGGCGGTGGAGGTGCAGCTTGAGAACAGACTGGAAAACGCCTACAACACCAGCCTGACGCTGCATTATTCACGCAACCTGCACTTCTCCAGCCTCAGCATTAGG GAGGATGCCCACTTTAAGATTGAGTGTACAGCACTTGGCGCCAACAGCCACTCATGTAACGTCAGCTATCCAGTGTTTCGCTCGCAGTCAAAG GTGAACTTCATGTTGGAGTTTGAGTTCAGCTGCACAACTCTGCACAATCGAGTCCAGATGAAGCTCACTGCTGCCAG TGATAGcgtggagagagaggagacttTAGGGGACAACAGTGTTCAGCTGCAGAGTTTTGTTCAGTATGAACCAGACCTGTTTGTTAGCAG tgaaTCTAATTTGAATAGATATGAGGTTCATCCCACTCGGACAGTGTCAGAAGCAATAGGACCGGAGTTCTACACTCACCTCAGG ctGCAGAATCTCGGCTGTTACTCTGTGAGTAATCTGGAGCTGAGGCTGCATCTGCCCTCTGTGGCTGCAGGAGACCGAGTCTTCATGACTGTCACTGACGTCTTTTCATACAAC GCTACAGGAGTGAACTGTAGCGTGCTGAGTGATCTGGCCCAGCTGAAGGCCAGACAGAGAGACGTGCGCCCCATCCACCCTGAGGACATGATGCCGAATGACGTACTG AATTGTAGCAGGTCATGGTGTACAGAGGTTGTGTGTCAAGTCCAGGAACTTCTGAGAGGGCAGGCCGCAGTCATTCGTGTCAGCCGCAGAGTCCACGATGATTTTTTCAGAAAA GCCAAATACAAGTCGGCGAGAATAATAGGTGCCCATTACCTCGCAGCTCAGGAGACTAACCTCATCACACTGGGCACAGGAACAGTCTGGAGAGAG ACTGTACTGGAGGTGCTGAAGGGCCGAGCAATTCCCATCTCGCTGTGGATTTTGATTGGTAGCATCATTGGAGGTTTGCTGCTACTGGCGCTTATCATCTTCATACTATGGAAG CTCGGATTCTTCAC